The following proteins come from a genomic window of Tepidiforma thermophila:
- a CDS encoding LLM class flavin-dependent oxidoreductase, with amino-acid sequence MKFGIFYEHSVLKPWDDRSEYRVLQQAVEQVVLADQLGFDQVWEVEHHFLEEYSHSSAPEVFLSYCAAKTTNIRFGHGIALMLPPINHPARVAERAATLDLLSGGRLEFGTGRSATWTELAAFGCEPDLTKEMWDECTRAVVKMWTTDNFSWNGRHFKMPQRNVIPKPLQKPHPPLWVAVQSPETAVQAGERGMGMLGVTLGAPLDYQQMVRDYRRAVRTCEPIGETVNEQVNGVAFMYCDEDDARAKAIGGMAALQFGVRAAHLVGVGGIYPSPAYHAHASAAPLRNRPGDVVGPVREGTPIGDPKACIEALKWWEEVGVDRMVFLINTGETIPQEQVLNSLRLFAREVMPEFTRRERAEAQKAAEAAAREAALRAAAGVPPSGGPGS; translated from the coding sequence ATGAAATTCGGGATCTTCTACGAACACTCTGTCCTCAAGCCCTGGGACGACCGCTCGGAATACCGCGTCCTCCAGCAGGCGGTGGAGCAGGTCGTGCTCGCCGACCAGCTCGGCTTCGACCAGGTCTGGGAGGTCGAACACCACTTCCTCGAGGAGTACTCCCACTCCTCCGCGCCCGAGGTCTTTCTTTCGTACTGCGCGGCGAAGACGACGAACATCCGCTTCGGGCACGGCATCGCCCTCATGCTCCCGCCAATCAACCACCCGGCCCGCGTGGCTGAGCGCGCTGCGACCCTGGACCTCCTCAGCGGCGGCCGCCTTGAATTCGGGACCGGCCGCTCCGCTACCTGGACTGAGCTGGCGGCCTTCGGCTGCGAGCCCGACCTCACCAAAGAGATGTGGGACGAGTGCACCCGCGCCGTCGTGAAAATGTGGACGACCGACAACTTTTCCTGGAACGGCCGCCACTTCAAAATGCCCCAGCGAAACGTCATCCCCAAGCCCCTCCAGAAACCCCATCCGCCTCTCTGGGTCGCTGTCCAGTCGCCCGAGACCGCCGTCCAGGCCGGCGAACGGGGCATGGGCATGCTCGGCGTCACGCTCGGCGCACCACTCGACTACCAGCAGATGGTGAGGGATTACCGACGCGCGGTCCGCACCTGCGAGCCCATTGGCGAAACTGTCAACGAACAGGTTAACGGCGTCGCCTTCATGTACTGCGACGAAGATGATGCCCGGGCGAAGGCGATCGGCGGCATGGCGGCGCTCCAGTTCGGCGTCCGGGCGGCGCACCTCGTCGGCGTCGGCGGCATCTACCCGTCGCCCGCCTACCACGCCCACGCGAGCGCCGCACCGCTCCGCAACCGCCCCGGCGATGTGGTCGGGCCGGTGCGTGAAGGCACCCCCATCGGCGACCCGAAGGCCTGCATCGAAGCACTCAAGTGGTGGGAAGAGGTGGGCGTCGACCGGATGGTCTTCCTCATCAACACGGGCGAGACCATCCCGCAGGAGCAGGTGCTCAACAGCCTCCGCCTCTTTGCCCGGGAGGTCATGCCCGAGTTCACCCGCCGGGAACGCGCCGAAGCACAGAAGGCGGCCGAGGCGGCTGCCCGCGAAGCAGCGCTCCGGGCCGCCGCCGGCGTCCCCCCTTCCGGCGGGCCGGGCTCATGA
- a CDS encoding DegV family protein: protein MARVQLVTDSAACLGDEAAAELGIAVARGSFAFQDERHVDDERAWREAYEHIRAGARLPRTFAPPEAAYLEVFRPAAAAGASILCLVTPFDVSPSFTTASAAMLTVQDDLPSARIKISNPGVGHAGLGALLVALAEQAAAAADLDALLGLAEALEPLADALVVPESTRWLAESGRLALVEEKLGDLDEDIPVLRVGTRVTGIARGGCHEEALAEAVRRVGQRSGGVPLHAVVAHAAAPGIAEEAADRLRREHRVERLIVTELSMAIGAVVGPGAVAIGVAPAGAGGD, encoded by the coding sequence GTGGCAAGGGTTCAGCTGGTCACCGACTCCGCGGCCTGCCTCGGGGACGAGGCCGCGGCGGAGCTGGGCATCGCGGTGGCGCGTGGAAGCTTCGCGTTCCAGGACGAGCGACATGTTGACGACGAGCGTGCATGGCGCGAGGCGTATGAGCACATCCGTGCAGGCGCCCGGCTGCCGCGGACGTTCGCGCCGCCCGAGGCGGCCTACCTCGAGGTATTTCGACCAGCCGCAGCGGCCGGGGCGTCAATTCTCTGCCTTGTGACCCCGTTCGATGTGAGCCCGAGCTTCACGACGGCCTCGGCGGCGATGCTGACGGTGCAGGACGACCTGCCGTCAGCGCGCATCAAGATCTCGAACCCGGGCGTCGGCCATGCCGGGCTTGGCGCGTTGCTCGTGGCCCTCGCGGAGCAGGCAGCTGCGGCGGCGGACCTCGATGCGCTCCTCGGGCTGGCTGAAGCGCTGGAGCCGCTGGCGGATGCGCTGGTCGTGCCTGAGAGCACCCGGTGGCTCGCGGAATCGGGGCGGCTGGCGCTGGTCGAGGAGAAACTTGGCGACCTCGACGAGGATATCCCGGTGCTGCGGGTCGGCACGCGGGTGACCGGGATTGCCCGCGGCGGGTGCCACGAAGAAGCGCTGGCCGAGGCGGTGCGCCGGGTGGGCCAGCGGTCCGGCGGGGTGCCGCTCCATGCCGTGGTGGCGCATGCGGCCGCGCCGGGCATCGCCGAGGAGGCGGCCGACCGGCTCCGGCGGGAGCACCGGGTGGAGCGGCTGATTGTGACGGAGCTTTCGATGGCGATTGGGGCGGTCGTCGGGCCTGGGGCGGTCGCCATTGGGGTTGCGCCGGCGGGCGCAGGAGGGGACTGA
- a CDS encoding LLM class flavin-dependent oxidoreductase, with amino-acid sequence MKFGIFYEISVPRPWGPTTEYEVYQNCLEQVKLADELGFDQVWAVEHHFLEEYSHCSAPEVFLTACAMVTKNIRIGRGIVVCVPEFNNPIKAAEVAATMDIVSGGRLEFGTGRSATWTELGGMGADPDETKKTWDEWVRIIPKMWTEERFGYQGRAFSMPQRAVLPKPLQKPHPPMWVAVTSPGTELDAADRGMGSLGLTFGGFAEQEKKIAEYRRRIKYCDPVGSFVNEQVNTVNFLFCHEDNEYGAKTGQRLAGTFNYLAEQLLAARQAYPTRSYPNLGLLPALRREATSAPEGQIPEGLCIGNPDRIIEVIKKWESVGVDRINFLLNAIETVPQEEVLASLRLFAKEVMPKFAEKPAASPAAVGGGN; translated from the coding sequence ATGAAGTTCGGCATCTTCTACGAGATTTCGGTGCCCCGGCCGTGGGGACCGACCACCGAATACGAGGTGTACCAGAACTGCCTCGAGCAGGTGAAGCTCGCGGATGAGCTGGGGTTCGACCAGGTGTGGGCCGTTGAGCACCACTTCCTGGAGGAGTATTCGCACTGCTCGGCGCCGGAGGTATTCCTGACGGCGTGCGCGATGGTCACGAAGAACATCCGTATCGGGCGGGGGATTGTCGTCTGTGTGCCCGAGTTCAATAACCCGATCAAGGCGGCAGAGGTTGCCGCGACGATGGACATCGTTTCTGGCGGGCGGCTGGAGTTCGGGACAGGCCGCTCGGCGACGTGGACGGAGCTGGGCGGGATGGGCGCCGACCCCGACGAGACGAAGAAGACCTGGGACGAGTGGGTGCGGATCATCCCGAAGATGTGGACCGAGGAGCGGTTCGGCTACCAGGGCCGGGCGTTCAGCATGCCGCAGCGGGCGGTGCTGCCGAAGCCGCTGCAGAAGCCGCATCCGCCGATGTGGGTGGCCGTGACGAGCCCCGGCACCGAGCTCGATGCCGCCGACCGCGGGATGGGGAGCCTCGGGCTGACGTTCGGGGGCTTCGCCGAGCAGGAGAAGAAGATTGCCGAGTACCGGAGGCGCATCAAGTACTGCGACCCGGTGGGTTCGTTTGTGAACGAGCAGGTGAACACAGTGAATTTCCTGTTCTGTCACGAGGACAACGAGTACGGGGCGAAGACGGGGCAGCGGCTGGCCGGGACGTTCAACTACCTGGCCGAGCAGCTGCTGGCGGCGCGACAGGCCTACCCGACCCGCTCGTACCCGAACCTCGGGCTGCTGCCCGCGCTCCGGCGGGAGGCCACGAGCGCGCCGGAGGGGCAGATTCCCGAGGGACTCTGCATCGGCAACCCGGACCGAATCATCGAGGTCATCAAGAAGTGGGAGTCGGTGGGCGTCGACCGCATCAACTTCCTGCTCAACGCGATTGAGACGGTGCCGCAGGAGGAGGTGCTGGCCAGCCTGCGGCTGTTCGCGAAGGAGGTCATGCCGAAGTTTGCTGAGAAGCCGGCTGCTTCTCCGGCGGCCGTCGGGGGAGGGAACTGA
- a CDS encoding acetoacetate decarboxylase family protein, giving the protein MPLVGTRPTTDFEHGPLLSQPGGEPWVLPRAMILQVMYEIEQGAMTSLLPPALHPTIPPTLVVTVMRAPESPVGPFTLAEAKVGCRSGARPRALSVRAYCDSPAACEALAARWGYPVHPAEVVLAKRYDRSWGTVRIGERTVLEAHLVDPEAISGSDIQYLATLNTARVERGGQAVPRLIQVDPEYQFHSADRGMPELLAFDAEAFALPGAEPYWPVSASLAVADVAMPELRYLVDPAKPPLAAVERF; this is encoded by the coding sequence ATGCCGCTTGTTGGAACCCGGCCGACAACCGACTTCGAGCATGGGCCGCTGCTCAGCCAACCCGGCGGGGAGCCGTGGGTCCTGCCAAGGGCGATGATTCTGCAGGTGATGTACGAGATTGAGCAGGGGGCGATGACGAGCCTCCTCCCGCCGGCGCTGCACCCGACCATCCCGCCGACGCTGGTCGTTACGGTGATGCGGGCGCCGGAGAGCCCGGTCGGCCCGTTTACCCTCGCCGAAGCCAAGGTGGGATGCCGGTCGGGCGCGCGGCCGCGGGCGCTCTCCGTGCGCGCTTACTGCGACTCGCCGGCGGCCTGCGAGGCGCTGGCCGCGCGCTGGGGCTACCCGGTCCACCCTGCCGAAGTGGTGCTGGCGAAGCGGTACGACCGGTCGTGGGGAACGGTGCGCATCGGGGAGCGGACGGTGCTGGAGGCACACCTCGTTGATCCCGAGGCGATCAGCGGGAGCGACATCCAGTACCTGGCCACGCTCAACACGGCGCGGGTCGAACGGGGCGGCCAGGCGGTGCCGCGGCTCATCCAGGTGGACCCGGAGTACCAGTTCCACAGCGCGGACCGTGGGATGCCGGAGCTGCTGGCCTTCGACGCCGAGGCGTTCGCACTGCCGGGCGCGGAGCCGTACTGGCCGGTGAGCGCGTCGCTCGCGGTGGCCGATGTGGCGATGCCGGAACTGCGATACCTGGTCGACCCGGCGAAGCCGCCGCTGGCGGCGGTCGAGCGGTTCTAG
- a CDS encoding thioredoxin domain-containing protein: protein MPNRLANESSPYLRQHADNPVDWYPWGSEAFERARAEDKPILLSVGYSSCHWCHVMAHESFENPAIAELMNRYFVNIKVDREERPDIDAVYMAAVQAISGQGGWPMTVFLTPDGQPFYAGTYFPPEDAHGRPGFPRVLQFLAEKWQTDRQRILESAAGLTEHLRAAAARRAGPGDGIAPSTTARAVEAFAESFDTTWGGFGSAPKFPSPSNLEFLLAYAVAHPETEQGRAAGAMALHTLRAMATGGMYDQVSGGFARYSVDDRWVVPHFEKMLYDNAQLARVYLHGYQLTGDGGFARVVHETLEFLLHEMQDPEGGFYAALDADSEGIEGKYYLWTVAELEQVLGDDAPLAIAWYGVTPEGNFFDPHHPELTGRNVLTARPDIEDLERRFGLSQDEILDRIETIQERLFYARQERVPPGLDDKVLTNWNGLALAAFAEAARVLGEPAYGIAATRLAEFLHRNAWRDGVLYHTWKAGEARVPGLLEDYVYLGLGLVELFKTTGELRWLDWSRELWEAALARFRDAETGTFFDTASDAEQLIVRQRSFFDAATPSGNGAAALLGLWLGRYFGPAEWERVVEDVAAAVADHLLRAVPGFGTILHAIEFALAPHREVVIVGEPAARTPFEEVVAARYLPFTVIAPTSDALGLPLFEGREPTGQPLAYVCENMACLAPARTPAELEAQLGPAPAFD, encoded by the coding sequence ATGCCGAATCGCCTCGCCAACGAAAGCAGCCCCTACCTCCGTCAGCACGCCGACAACCCCGTCGATTGGTACCCGTGGGGCAGCGAGGCGTTCGAACGCGCCCGCGCCGAAGACAAGCCGATCCTGCTCTCCGTCGGGTACAGCTCCTGCCACTGGTGCCACGTGATGGCGCACGAGTCGTTCGAGAACCCCGCCATCGCGGAGCTGATGAACCGCTACTTCGTCAACATCAAGGTCGACCGGGAAGAGCGTCCCGACATCGATGCGGTCTACATGGCTGCGGTCCAGGCCATCTCCGGCCAGGGCGGCTGGCCCATGACCGTCTTCCTTACACCCGATGGCCAGCCCTTCTACGCCGGCACCTACTTCCCGCCCGAGGATGCCCACGGCCGGCCCGGGTTTCCCCGCGTCCTCCAGTTCCTCGCCGAAAAGTGGCAGACCGACCGCCAGCGCATCCTCGAATCCGCAGCCGGCCTGACCGAGCACCTCCGCGCTGCAGCCGCCCGCAGGGCCGGGCCCGGCGACGGCATCGCCCCGTCGACCACAGCCCGCGCCGTCGAAGCCTTCGCCGAAAGCTTCGACACCACCTGGGGCGGCTTCGGCTCGGCCCCGAAGTTCCCCTCCCCCTCCAACCTCGAATTCCTCCTTGCGTACGCCGTCGCCCACCCCGAGACCGAACAGGGCCGGGCCGCCGGCGCCATGGCCCTCCACACCCTCCGCGCCATGGCCACCGGCGGCATGTACGACCAGGTCAGCGGCGGCTTCGCCCGTTACAGCGTTGACGACCGCTGGGTGGTGCCGCACTTCGAGAAGATGCTCTACGACAACGCCCAGCTGGCGCGCGTCTACCTCCACGGCTACCAGCTCACCGGCGATGGCGGTTTCGCCCGCGTCGTCCACGAGACACTGGAGTTCCTCCTCCACGAGATGCAGGACCCTGAAGGTGGCTTCTACGCCGCGCTCGATGCCGACAGCGAAGGTATCGAGGGCAAGTACTACCTCTGGACCGTCGCCGAACTGGAACAGGTGCTCGGCGACGACGCACCGCTCGCTATCGCCTGGTACGGCGTCACCCCCGAGGGCAACTTCTTCGACCCGCACCACCCCGAGCTGACGGGCCGAAACGTCCTCACCGCCCGCCCTGACATCGAAGACCTCGAGCGGCGCTTCGGTCTCAGCCAGGACGAGATCCTCGACCGTATCGAAACCATCCAGGAGCGCCTCTTCTACGCGCGCCAGGAGCGGGTGCCGCCGGGCCTCGACGACAAGGTGCTCACGAACTGGAACGGCCTCGCGCTCGCCGCGTTCGCAGAGGCAGCGCGCGTACTCGGCGAACCCGCATACGGTATCGCCGCCACCCGCCTCGCTGAGTTCCTTCACCGCAACGCCTGGCGCGACGGCGTCCTCTATCACACCTGGAAAGCCGGCGAAGCCCGCGTCCCCGGCCTCCTCGAAGACTACGTCTACCTCGGCCTCGGCCTCGTCGAGCTGTTCAAAACGACCGGCGAGCTGCGCTGGCTCGACTGGTCACGCGAGCTCTGGGAGGCGGCCCTCGCCCGCTTCCGCGACGCGGAGACGGGCACATTCTTTGACACCGCCAGCGACGCCGAGCAGCTCATCGTCCGCCAGCGCAGCTTCTTCGATGCTGCGACGCCCTCTGGCAACGGCGCCGCAGCCCTCCTTGGGCTCTGGCTCGGCCGCTACTTCGGCCCGGCCGAATGGGAGCGCGTCGTCGAGGACGTCGCCGCCGCCGTCGCCGACCATCTCCTCCGGGCGGTCCCCGGTTTTGGCACCATCCTCCACGCCATTGAGTTCGCCCTGGCGCCGCACCGCGAAGTCGTCATCGTCGGCGAGCCGGCAGCCCGCACGCCCTTCGAGGAGGTCGTCGCTGCCCGCTACCTCCCGTTCACGGTCATCGCCCCGACCTCCGACGCCCTCGGGCTGCCGCTGTTCGAAGGCCGCGAGCCGACCGGGCAGCCCCTCGCCTACGTCTGCGAAAACATGGCCTGCCTTGCCCCGGCGCGCACTCCGGCCGAGCTTGAAGCGCAACTCGGGCCCGCACCCGCCTTCGACTGA
- a CDS encoding N-acyl-D-amino-acid deacylase family protein, with protein MAELVFREATVIDGSGAPGFVADVAVEGDRIAAVGGAPPGAREVDARGLVLCPGFIDTHSHDDGAFLRHPDMAFKVAQGVTTDVSGNCGFSTVPNEPGREYMPGDISGPGSSWTDLESYFAACMAKRPAINNLMLVGHNRVRAHVMGLERRAPTADELAKMRGHVARAMEQGAAGLSTGLIYEPGRYAATEEIVALAAEAAPYGGLYVTHMRNEGDRLLEAVDEAIAIAREAGVGLHISHHKAAGRRNWGRVAASLAKADAAHASGTSVTLDVYPYTAGSGPMWQYVNLSAIDREWAEGVMIATCPDYPEFEGRMVPEIAAGRGWTVEEAVREILTSPRGREVICIHFIIDEADIETNLRHPRVFIGSDGIPVLKGNPHPRLFGTMPRVLARYVRERGVVPLEEAVRKMTSAPCERFGIAGRGRVAEGWFADLVLFDAATIEDRATYAAPKQEPQGIRMVVVNGQVAYEDGVHTGAGAGRMLRYRREA; from the coding sequence ATGGCTGAACTGGTGTTCCGGGAGGCGACGGTCATCGACGGAAGCGGCGCGCCGGGCTTTGTTGCCGACGTGGCTGTGGAGGGCGACCGGATTGCCGCGGTGGGAGGTGCTCCGCCCGGGGCCCGCGAGGTCGACGCGCGGGGTCTGGTGCTCTGCCCGGGGTTCATCGACACGCACTCGCACGACGACGGGGCATTTCTCCGCCACCCGGATATGGCGTTCAAGGTGGCGCAGGGCGTGACCACCGACGTCAGCGGTAACTGCGGCTTCAGTACCGTGCCGAACGAGCCGGGCCGGGAGTACATGCCGGGCGACATCTCGGGGCCGGGGTCGAGCTGGACGGACCTCGAAAGCTACTTCGCCGCATGCATGGCGAAGCGGCCGGCGATCAACAACCTGATGCTGGTCGGGCACAACCGGGTGCGGGCCCATGTCATGGGGTTGGAGCGGCGGGCGCCTACCGCTGACGAGCTGGCCAAGATGCGGGGTCACGTCGCGCGGGCGATGGAGCAGGGAGCAGCCGGCCTTTCCACCGGGCTGATTTACGAACCGGGGAGATATGCAGCAACGGAGGAGATCGTTGCGCTCGCCGCGGAGGCAGCGCCGTACGGCGGCCTCTACGTGACGCATATGCGGAACGAGGGCGACCGGCTGCTCGAGGCAGTCGACGAGGCGATTGCTATCGCGCGGGAGGCCGGGGTCGGGCTGCACATTTCCCATCACAAGGCAGCGGGGCGGCGAAACTGGGGCCGGGTGGCCGCGTCGCTGGCGAAGGCTGATGCGGCCCACGCGTCGGGGACGAGCGTGACGCTGGACGTCTACCCGTACACGGCAGGAAGCGGGCCGATGTGGCAGTACGTGAACCTGTCGGCTATCGACCGGGAGTGGGCAGAGGGCGTGATGATTGCGACCTGCCCCGACTACCCGGAGTTCGAGGGGCGGATGGTGCCGGAGATCGCGGCCGGGCGCGGGTGGACGGTCGAAGAAGCGGTGCGGGAAATTCTCACGAGCCCGCGGGGCCGGGAAGTCATCTGCATCCACTTCATCATCGATGAGGCGGACATCGAGACGAACCTCCGCCACCCGCGGGTGTTCATCGGCTCGGACGGCATCCCGGTGCTGAAGGGGAACCCGCACCCCCGGCTGTTCGGGACGATGCCCCGGGTGCTCGCCAGGTATGTCCGGGAACGGGGTGTGGTGCCGCTCGAGGAGGCGGTCCGGAAGATGACCTCGGCGCCGTGCGAGCGGTTCGGCATCGCCGGGCGAGGCCGGGTTGCCGAGGGGTGGTTCGCCGACCTTGTGCTCTTCGACGCGGCCACCATCGAAGACCGGGCTACCTATGCGGCGCCAAAACAGGAGCCTCAAGGGATTCGCATGGTGGTGGTGAACGGGCAGGTGGCGTACGAGGATGGCGTGCACACCGGCGCGGGTGCGGGGCGGATGCTGCGCTACCGGCGGGAAGCCTGA
- a CDS encoding LLM class flavin-dependent oxidoreductase has translation MQKPAVALAAAVGRRKWTVETAKQLEAAGFAGIYCASFGDGMGLCLSIAHATSTIKFGTSIIPIYYRVPFDLAQSAAYIHEIGDGRFYLGIGVSHEPANQRIGVKTGKPLSDMRRYVEAMRAAAPQVGPLPPIVLATLRKKMVELAVEIAEGAVWANAARSHMPESLSHIPQEKREGDFFIGDMIPMCIDDEDPAAAANVMRRVLTGYVMLPNYRNYWKEAGYVEEMEAIEAALARGDREALPGLMSDRWLADCTLFGTRKQVFEGLEQWYAAGVKTPIVVPSSTKGGQVKAFEELFAAFA, from the coding sequence ATGCAGAAGCCAGCGGTAGCGCTTGCCGCGGCGGTCGGCCGCCGCAAATGGACCGTCGAGACCGCAAAGCAGCTCGAAGCTGCCGGGTTCGCGGGGATTTACTGCGCCAGCTTTGGAGACGGGATGGGGCTGTGCCTCTCGATCGCCCACGCCACGTCGACGATCAAATTCGGAACTTCAATTATCCCGATCTACTACCGCGTGCCGTTCGACCTTGCGCAGTCGGCAGCGTACATCCACGAAATCGGCGACGGTCGGTTCTATCTCGGCATCGGGGTGAGCCACGAGCCGGCCAACCAGCGCATCGGCGTGAAGACCGGGAAGCCGCTGAGCGATATGCGCCGGTACGTGGAGGCGATGCGGGCCGCTGCGCCGCAGGTAGGGCCGCTCCCGCCGATTGTGCTGGCGACGCTGCGGAAGAAGATGGTTGAGCTCGCGGTGGAGATCGCGGAGGGCGCGGTGTGGGCGAACGCTGCCCGTTCGCATATGCCGGAGTCGCTCTCCCACATCCCGCAGGAGAAGCGAGAGGGCGACTTCTTCATCGGCGACATGATCCCGATGTGCATCGACGACGAGGACCCGGCAGCGGCGGCGAACGTGATGAGGCGGGTTCTGACAGGCTATGTGATGCTCCCGAACTACCGGAACTACTGGAAGGAAGCGGGCTACGTTGAGGAGATGGAGGCGATAGAGGCAGCGCTGGCGCGCGGCGACCGGGAAGCGCTGCCCGGCCTTATGAGCGACCGCTGGCTTGCAGACTGCACGCTGTTCGGCACACGGAAGCAGGTGTTCGAGGGGCTGGAGCAGTGGTACGCAGCCGGGGTGAAGACGCCGATTGTCGTCCCTTCGTCGACGAAGGGCGGGCAGGTGAAGGCGTTCGAGGAACTGTTCGCTGCCTTCGCCTGA
- a CDS encoding 3'(2'),5'-bisphosphate nucleotidase CysQ: protein MYERELEAAREAALEAGAVIERLRRSGVRYGRKAGRELVSEADLEAAALLERRLLGAFPGDGWLSEEHRDSPARLRAARTWVVDPIDGTREFLQGIPEFAVSIALVVGSEPVLGVVHNPATGELFAAACCGAEERPPTEPTGQPFEALVGRGEHAWDDLPPLPEGTLVRPVGSVAYRLALLARGEGNATLTGFGRAEWDVAAGVALCRAAGLRVTGVLGDPLTFNQPRPVVRGLLAAEPGLHARLTRFFAQFVRE from the coding sequence GTGTACGAGCGCGAGCTGGAGGCAGCCCGGGAGGCAGCGCTGGAGGCAGGGGCAGTCATCGAACGGCTGCGCCGGTCGGGGGTCCGGTACGGCCGGAAGGCGGGCCGCGAACTCGTCTCCGAGGCAGACCTCGAGGCGGCGGCGCTGCTCGAGCGGCGGCTGCTCGGCGCGTTCCCGGGCGACGGATGGCTGAGCGAGGAGCACCGGGATTCGCCAGCCCGGCTCCGGGCCGCGCGAACGTGGGTCGTGGACCCGATCGACGGCACGCGGGAGTTCCTGCAGGGCATTCCGGAGTTTGCGGTGTCCATCGCGCTGGTCGTCGGCAGCGAGCCAGTGCTGGGCGTGGTGCACAACCCGGCCACGGGTGAGCTGTTCGCGGCGGCCTGCTGCGGAGCGGAAGAGCGCCCGCCGACGGAGCCGACCGGGCAGCCGTTCGAGGCGCTCGTTGGCCGGGGCGAGCACGCGTGGGACGACCTGCCGCCGCTCCCGGAGGGAACGCTTGTGCGCCCCGTGGGGAGCGTGGCCTACCGCCTGGCGCTGCTCGCCCGGGGAGAGGGGAATGCAACGCTCACGGGATTCGGGCGGGCGGAATGGGATGTCGCGGCGGGCGTTGCGCTGTGCCGGGCGGCGGGGCTGCGCGTCACCGGGGTCCTCGGCGACCCGCTGACGTTCAATCAGCCGCGGCCGGTCGTGCGCGGGCTCCTGGCTGCCGAGCCGGGGCTGCACGCGCGGCTGACCCGCTTCTTCGCGCAGTTCGTGCGAGAGTAA
- a CDS encoding LLM class flavin-dependent oxidoreductase: MGIGIGFGVAGFPFSSVGAYHAWIDLLEEQGADSVWFSERLVSHTPTLEPMAAIGMALGRTKRLKAGMNAVIVPFRDPLVLAKECATLDFLSGGRLLPVFGAGDERAPEWRATGRDPRGRGEQADEALELMARLWSEERVTFEGKHYRYVDAAISPRPVQQPLPLWIGGSSEAAIRRTARIGTGWLAGLQTPAQVAPIVRAIREKAAEYGRAIDEDHYGAGFSYRFGSPDDPPVQRQLAGLARLPGVVDPAGLVAVGSADDIARRVEEFIAAGISKFVVRPIASDDADLMAQTTRMLEEVVPRFATARPAAAGPRA; this comes from the coding sequence ATGGGCATCGGCATCGGCTTCGGAGTGGCCGGGTTCCCGTTTTCGTCGGTGGGGGCATATCACGCGTGGATTGACCTTCTGGAGGAGCAGGGCGCGGACTCGGTGTGGTTCAGCGAGCGGCTGGTCTCGCACACCCCGACACTTGAGCCGATGGCCGCCATCGGGATGGCGCTCGGCAGAACGAAGCGGCTGAAAGCGGGGATGAACGCCGTCATCGTTCCGTTCCGCGACCCACTGGTGCTGGCGAAAGAGTGCGCCACGCTGGACTTCCTCAGCGGGGGGCGGTTGCTGCCGGTCTTCGGGGCGGGCGACGAGCGGGCGCCGGAGTGGCGCGCCACGGGGCGGGACCCCCGCGGCCGGGGCGAACAGGCCGACGAGGCGCTCGAGCTGATGGCGCGGCTGTGGAGCGAGGAACGGGTGACCTTCGAAGGGAAGCACTACCGGTACGTTGACGCCGCCATCAGTCCGCGGCCGGTGCAGCAGCCGTTACCGCTGTGGATTGGCGGCAGCTCGGAAGCGGCGATCCGGCGGACGGCGCGGATCGGCACCGGCTGGCTGGCAGGGCTGCAGACCCCGGCACAGGTTGCCCCTATCGTCCGGGCGATCCGGGAGAAGGCCGCTGAGTACGGCCGGGCGATTGATGAGGACCACTACGGCGCCGGCTTTTCCTACCGGTTCGGTTCGCCGGATGACCCGCCGGTGCAGCGGCAGCTTGCGGGGCTGGCGCGCCTGCCGGGCGTCGTGGACCCGGCGGGGCTGGTAGCCGTTGGGTCGGCCGACGACATCGCGCGGCGAGTCGAGGAGTTCATCGCAGCCGGCATTTCGAAGTTTGTGGTGCGGCCGATTGCGTCGGATGACGCCGACCTGATGGCTCAGACGACGCGGATGCTCGAAGAGGTGGTGCCGCGGTTCGCTACGGCGCGGCCGGCCGCGGCAGGGCCGCGAGCCTGA